ACACTTACCGGAATGCAGCTTTTTGAACCGGGTCAGCTCACCCTCGTTGCTCTTCTCCGAAAAGGAACAGAAGATATCGCCATGGTGCAGGATTTCACAGGAAAAGGATATGTCATTAAGGAAGGGATTAAAATAGGGAGAAGAGGTGTTGTCAAAGACATCACCTCCCAAAATGTAATTATAGAAGAAACTGCAGAAACACGGGCAGGAAAAAAAATCATCACTGAAGTAGTGATGACCTTAAAGAAAGAGGGAGAAGAGTAAAAAATGTATAAAGGGTTAGCCAGATCTTCTTCGGTTGTTTTCTTCGCATGTTGCGTATTGTCAATAATATTTTATAGTTCAGCTAAAGCTGCAGACAGTGTCACGTACCAGATTTCTGCCGTTCAGACTCAACTTTCCGACAATACGCTTACATACATTATTTCAGGTTCTTCACCTCCAGCCTATACGGTCTCGGAACGTTTTTCTCCATTCAGGGCTGTAGTTGATATCGCAGGAGGAGTGTTTGCAGCAAATGTTTCAAACAGTACCGCCCAGGTACCCGACAATAATTTTGTCTCCCTGAAAATACTGGACCTGAAAAAACAGGAACCACCTGTTCTTCGTTTTGAGTTTTCCCTGGCTGACAGCCATGATTACACTGTCACCAACGATGGAAACAGTCTTACCGTTTCAGTTTTTCCGGCAACCGGCAAACAGACTGTAAAAACGGAACCCCTGGCCAATTCTCTTACTGATTTTAAAATCACCTCCACACCCAACACAACAACGATAACTCTTGTCTCCAATGCTGCTATTCAGGATTATCGGGTAGATACAATAGGCGGAAGTGAAAACCGTCCACCAAGGATGTATATAGACATTGACAATGTTAACATCAACGAACTTGTTCGTGAGAAAACAATTGGTACTTCCGTCGAAAAAATTCGAGTCGCCCCGAGAGGTAAGGGGGCCAGAATAGTTTTTGATTCGGCTTCTCCTGCGATGTTCAAATACAGTGTTGCTCCTACTCAAGAAGGACTTGCTGTTGTTATTGATGAATCAACAACTGCAACTGCGGGTTCGCCGGTGCCTGAAAGCAAAAAAGCTTCTGCTGTATCGAACAGTGACTCTACACTTGATGCATTAATTGGATCTTCCGAAGAACTTCTCAAACAGGATCCTGATCAGCTTGTCAAGGAAGCCGCCCAAAAAAATTCTCCAAAACAACTGTCGGATGACTTCTCTTTTTCAGGATATAAAAAGCAGCGTATCAGTGTAGATTTCTACAAAATTGATATTCACAATGTTTTTCGTCTGTTCAGGCAAATAACCGATCTTAATATAATTGTCGACGAGGATGTCTCTGGTTCCCTGACTCTTGCTCTGTCCGATGTCCCCTGGGATTTTGCACTTGATATCATCCTCAACCTTATGGACCTTACCAAGGAAGAAAAATTCAACACTATTGTTATTTATCCGAAATCGAAAGAGTTTGTCTGGCCAACCAGGGCCGATGACAACCTGGCATTTACTGCTGATACAGACCTGATCCAACAGGAAGCTCTGGTCATTGAACAGGCTGAGCGTGTGTCTCCCAAAATTATCGAAGCAAAAAAACTTATTGGCCAAGCGCAGCAGTTTGAAAAAAACGAAGACTTTGAAACAGCTGCTCAGCTCTATACAAAGGCAATGGAATTATGGCCTGATAACGCTAAGCTGGCCAACAGGTTGACGACCCTTTATCTCGTCAACCTGGGTATGAATGCCAAAGCTGTCTATTACGCAAAAGAAAACCTTAAGCGTCATCCCAAGGATAACTATGCTGCTCTGTATGCTGCGATCGGCCTTGCAAATATGCAGAGAATTTCTGAAGCTGCCGACTATTTCGCTCAAAGTATCAGCTCGACACCGCCAATGAAGGAGGCTTTACTCAGTTATGCGGCATTCAGTGAAAATAACGGCCAGAATGACGCTGCCCTGAAACTCATTGACAAGTACCATACTACTTATGGAGAATCCATAGATACCATGATCTCAAAAGCACGAATTCTCGATAAACTCGGCTTGAAATCTGAAGCGGTCAAGGAATACAAAGCCATCCTTGCATCCGGCTACCAGATAAGACCCGACCTGAAAAAATATATTCAGGGTCGACTTATGATACAATAAGTTTCAGCACCATTAAAACAGCTGCTATTTTTGAACTATTTCGTCCCAAGAGGTTTTTATGAAGTCCATAACACAATTAATTTTTCCAGGTAGCCTCTTGCTACTCGCCATTCTGTTGTCATCGTGCATCCAGAGTTCTCAGCATAAAGACAATTCACTTTCCACGGCATCAACAGCCATGGAAGATCAGGCAAAGTCAGAGAAGACTGTGCAGGTGCAACCCAAATATCCCACAAGTCTTCCAGTGCAATACCAGACGGCATCTTATGTCGTTAATAAAGATGAATCTGAGGATATCGCCAAATCCGAGGAAAGTGTTCTCAAGGTAGGAGCACGAATTACTTCAACAAAAGGCCCGCAACCCCTCTGGGATATACTCAAGCGACTGGCAGCCCTTAAAAGAATGAATGTCTCCTGGCAAACTGATGTGGATCAAAATGCGCTGGTTGATGTTGACATTAATCCAAACGATGATTTTTTCGACGCGGTCAACAATCTTCTTGCCCAGATAGGTTATTTTGCCGAATTCAAAGATACTACAATTTTTGTCCGCAACAAAATCACCAAACAATATCGAATTGCCATGCCGTTCATTACCCAGAAATATTCTACCGAAACAGGTGGTGATATTATTGGGGCAGGTGGGGCAGAAAAAGGATTTAAAGCACTTATTAAACTGGAAGCCCAGGGCAGCCCTGTCGGTACAAGCGTCTTTTCTAAAGACAGTGATACAAAAACCGAATTTGATATCTGGAATAATATTGAATCCAACCTCAAAGTCATACTCAATATTCTCGAAACAAGCGAGGTTGCAATTTCAGACTACGAAAAACAATTCGGTGCTGAGCAGCAAGGTCGTGCACGGGTTTCTGAAAGAGATAAAAAAAGTGGCAGCGATGCGAGTGGTTCATATAAAGACAACTTAAAAACCCAGGGTACAAGTGCCAATAAAAGTCAAAAGATAAAGACAAGCCGGCAGACATCAAAAGACGGCTCCTACTTCCTGATTGACAAACCAGTTGGCATCATAACTGTAACAACAACCAAGGCGATGCATGAAAGAATCGCCAAATACATCAACAGCCTGAAAGACTCACTGTATAAACAGATCACTATTGAAGCGAAAATTATTGAGGTACAACTGACCAAGGAATCCAATATCGGTATAAACTGGTCAAAAGTATTGAAAAAATTCGGTTTATCCGGGACTGTAACATTTGGCGATAACGGCCAGGTATATCCCTTTGTTTTCAACAATGATGCAGTTCAGGGTCCTGTTACTTATACAAATGCTAATAAAACAGCTTATTTCAAGACAATAAATCCAGGTCAGTTTATTTCAAATATCTCTTTTGCTTCCAGAACGTTCGATGTGTTTCTTAATGCACTCAATGAACAGGGTGATGCTAAAGTTCTCTCAAATCCGAAAATCAGTGTAATGAATGGTCAGCCCGCTTTTATTACAGTGGGAAGAAATGTCACATATATTGACAATATTGAGTCAGACCTTGATTCTGATACCGGAATTGTAACTTATACAGTCAATACAGACCGTATTCTCTCCGGTATTGGAATGGCACTTACCGCAACAGTTCTCGATGGTAGTCACGTGGTCATGAATCTTGTTCCAGTGGTTTCCAACCTCCAGGAACCAATTGAATACCGTGATGTAGGCAACCTCGGTGGCACTGTCGGCCTTCCCATCGTCAATATCAGGGAAATGAGTACAACCGTTAAAGTAGCAGATGGAGAAATGCTTGTTATCGGTGGACTTATCAGTGATACCAAGGAAAACTCAGGGGAATTTGCACCGCTACTGGGCGATGTACCTCTTGTAAAATATCTTTTTGGATCTGAGACAAAAACTCATGTGAAACGTGAGCTCATCATCCTTCTGAAACCCAGAATTTTCTAGTTATACCTGGAATAATTTTTAACTTTTGCTTGGAGATCAACATGAACAGGCTGAAATATCTAATCATTGGTATTTTCGCATTGAGTCTGACCGGTTGTGGCCAGACTGTGATAGAAACTTTGAAAGTGACTGATGGACCAGGTTACAATGAGCCGGGTACTGGAAAAAGCATAGTAATTCTTCCTTTTGCGGACTATTCACAGGGAAATCTTGAGTCTGCCCACAGGAGGAACATGACCATCACCGAAACCCTGACGGATCAGCTTGTCAAAAATGGGTTTGGTCTCCCGGTCCAGGAGGATGTCTTTGAATACCTTGTCAATCAGGATATTATAGATCTATCAGCTTATGAAAAGGTAAAAAACAGCTCTCTTGTGGCTGAACTGTCCAATGAATGGTCTGATGCCATGAAACAGCAATTAAAGATCTATATCCAGGCAGAAGATGAGAAGCATTCATCAAAGGCTCTTTCAAGTGCCGGTACCCATGGGTTAACTACTAAAAAACTTGCCAAAATAGGTCGTCATTTTAAAGCTGACTATATCATGAGAGGCCGCATTCTTGAATATAAGACACGCCAGGAAGCAACATGGGCTCCTTGGAAAAAAGGGATTCTCCCTTTTATTAACGGTGGTGCAAGCAGAATCATGTTCGGCTTTGCCTCATCAGATGCCTATGATGAAGAAAATGAACAACTGATGGGTGCCCTGCTTGGAGGCCGATTTGGATATTCCTCCGTGAGCTGGCCCTGGGAAAAGGGTGAAAGTGTTTTCGGCAGGACGGGTCAGGATGCCAATACAGTCCTATGGGCTGGAGCCGGATATGGTCTTGGAAAAGTATCACATAGAAGTGGCCAGATCGACCAGGCAACTGTCCAGATGCGTATCTGGGTACAGGAAGCAACAACAGGAAATGTTGTCTGGACCAACAGAGTCAGGGTACAGGTTTCTCCGGAAACATTTATGGCAGACCACCAATATGACACTCTTTTCAATAAAGCTATTGAAAAAGGTGTTACAACTTTGGTCAACCATTTTGTGACTTACGGTCTTTAGTTCTTTTTCTTTTTATATCATTTAACTGGCCTCCTGTTGTTTCCTGCAACTGGAGGCTTTTTTTATTTCAATGAAAGAGGAGACATCTTCATGCAAAAAAGAAACTGGTTAATGTTTCTCTGCCTGGCTTCTGTTTTCTTTTTCTTTATATATTCAACACCTCATGCCAAAAGCAATATTCCAAGAATTACCGTACATTTCAAAAATGTTGATCTGTCAACATGTGTTACGACAATTCTCAGGCTTGCCGGTTCATCGGCTAAAATAATCATCGACAAGGACATAAAGAAAAAAATAACGAAGTCAGTTCAGAATAAAAGGTGGGATCAGGTTCTGAAGGATATTCTTGATGAAAATAATCTTCAATTAATAAAACAGGCAAACAGTACCTATCTGATAGTGAAAAACCGGAAAAAAACAATCGTCCTGACCGAGGAATCATTGAATCTTCCGGATCCTGAAAAAGATTGCCCTCCGGATGGCCTTATTACACTCGGTTATAAATACAGCACGGGAACAAATCCTTACGGATTGATCGGTAAATGCGTGAAAATAAAAAACGTCACTCCAATTCAATACATGGATGCAAGAAAAGCTCTGGTTACCTGGAGTTATCGCGGAGGAAGCGGAACAGTTCTGGTTGAAGACCGCTCAGAAAAAGGAACGGCTCTAAACAACACCAGATTCATGACAGGTATTATTATCGGCACCTATGACTACACATCAGTTCTGGGAGCAAAAATGATTATACCACATCTCGTTCTCAGGTAAGGCTTCCCTTTTCCTGTAACTGTCCAGCGGCTGGGGCTGAACAGTTACAGAAACAGGCTGATCAATTATCTGCGCCTTCCTTTTTCTGGGAGTTCTGAAAAAGTGCCATGAAATTTACCGGCTCCATGAGGAACGGCGCGAATCCTCCATCTGTCGAAACCTGGCTTACAATCTGTCGGGTAAAAGGAAAAAGCAGGGTTGGGCAATCAACCCCCAAAACCATTTGAATATGCTCTTCTGGAATATTTTTTAACAGAAAAACTCCGGCATGCTCAACCTCAAGAATGAACATTGTCTTATCATCTTCTTTTGAAGTTATTTTGGCCGTAATCTGGATGGCCACTTCCCAGTGATCATCATCCATTTTGGTATTTTTCAATTGCAGGTTCACCTCTACAGCCGGTTCCTGTTTCTGTGGGGTAATATATACTGCGGGCGCGTTGGGATTCTCAAACGACAGATCCTTAGTATACATCTTCTGCATACGAAAAATGGGTGTTGCAGCTTTCTCTTCTTTGTTTTCCACCATGGTTTTCCTCTGATTCAATTATTTTTTCTGAAAATCCCACCGCAAAAGGTAGGCATTCAAAACTCAACCTGATACAGCAAGCACATCTCCAATCTGACTGAGTTTCATGGGTACCCGGAAATAGTTTTGACCGCATATTCTCTGCCGGCTATTAGAACTCACTTATTATCATTGAGCAAGAAACAACTGTAGAATTGCAAAATCAGTCATCTTTATCCAAGAACCTCCCCAAGAAACTGCCCTGTATAAGAATTCTCCATCCCTGCAATTTCCTCGGGTGTGCCAGTTCCCACAATTTCACCGCCACCATCTCCACCATCCGGCCCAACATCAATGATCCAGTCTGCGGTTTTTACCACATCCAGGTTATGTTCTATAACTACAACTGTATTTCCCTGGTCAACCAACCGATTAAGAACATTCAATAAATGTTGAATATCCGCAGGATGCAGCCCTGTTGTCGGTTCATCAAGAATATAGAGAGTCCTGCCACTGCTCCGGGTCGACAGTTCCTTGGCCAGCTTGACCCGCTGGGCCTCACCCCCGAAAGGGTAACAGAGGACTGTCCAAGGGAAATATAGGACAAGCCCACATCAAAAAGTGT
The DNA window shown above is from Desulfomarina profundi and carries:
- a CDS encoding pilus assembly protein PilP yields the protein MNRLFTLFKAVFFSTRLIFLQSLLLCLFLNIHWTLAGQSKKTAPVLKAENDTPFEYALEDRPDPFVPFISEKATAPAVDMNEIVEKAETLTGMQLFEPGQLTLVALLRKGTEDIAMVQDFTGKGYVIKEGIKIGRRGVVKDITSQNVIIEETAETRAGKKIITEVVMTLKKEGEE
- a CDS encoding secretin and TonB N-terminal domain-containing protein; this translates as MYKGLARSSSVVFFACCVLSIIFYSSAKAADSVTYQISAVQTQLSDNTLTYIISGSSPPAYTVSERFSPFRAVVDIAGGVFAANVSNSTAQVPDNNFVSLKILDLKKQEPPVLRFEFSLADSHDYTVTNDGNSLTVSVFPATGKQTVKTEPLANSLTDFKITSTPNTTTITLVSNAAIQDYRVDTIGGSENRPPRMYIDIDNVNINELVREKTIGTSVEKIRVAPRGKGARIVFDSASPAMFKYSVAPTQEGLAVVIDESTTATAGSPVPESKKASAVSNSDSTLDALIGSSEELLKQDPDQLVKEAAQKNSPKQLSDDFSFSGYKKQRISVDFYKIDIHNVFRLFRQITDLNIIVDEDVSGSLTLALSDVPWDFALDIILNLMDLTKEEKFNTIVIYPKSKEFVWPTRADDNLAFTADTDLIQQEALVIEQAERVSPKIIEAKKLIGQAQQFEKNEDFETAAQLYTKAMELWPDNAKLANRLTTLYLVNLGMNAKAVYYAKENLKRHPKDNYAALYAAIGLANMQRISEAADYFAQSISSTPPMKEALLSYAAFSENNGQNDAALKLIDKYHTTYGESIDTMISKARILDKLGLKSEAVKEYKAILASGYQIRPDLKKYIQGRLMIQ
- the mshL gene encoding pilus (MSHA type) biogenesis protein MshL; protein product: MKSITQLIFPGSLLLLAILLSSCIQSSQHKDNSLSTASTAMEDQAKSEKTVQVQPKYPTSLPVQYQTASYVVNKDESEDIAKSEESVLKVGARITSTKGPQPLWDILKRLAALKRMNVSWQTDVDQNALVDVDINPNDDFFDAVNNLLAQIGYFAEFKDTTIFVRNKITKQYRIAMPFITQKYSTETGGDIIGAGGAEKGFKALIKLEAQGSPVGTSVFSKDSDTKTEFDIWNNIESNLKVILNILETSEVAISDYEKQFGAEQQGRARVSERDKKSGSDASGSYKDNLKTQGTSANKSQKIKTSRQTSKDGSYFLIDKPVGIITVTTTKAMHERIAKYINSLKDSLYKQITIEAKIIEVQLTKESNIGINWSKVLKKFGLSGTVTFGDNGQVYPFVFNNDAVQGPVTYTNANKTAYFKTINPGQFISNISFASRTFDVFLNALNEQGDAKVLSNPKISVMNGQPAFITVGRNVTYIDNIESDLDSDTGIVTYTVNTDRILSGIGMALTATVLDGSHVVMNLVPVVSNLQEPIEYRDVGNLGGTVGLPIVNIREMSTTVKVADGEMLVIGGLISDTKENSGEFAPLLGDVPLVKYLFGSETKTHVKRELIILLKPRIF
- the secB gene encoding protein-export chaperone SecB, with protein sequence MVENKEEKAATPIFRMQKMYTKDLSFENPNAPAVYITPQKQEPAVEVNLQLKNTKMDDDHWEVAIQITAKITSKEDDKTMFILEVEHAGVFLLKNIPEEHIQMVLGVDCPTLLFPFTRQIVSQVSTDGGFAPFLMEPVNFMALFQNSQKKEGADN